A single genomic interval of Rhizobium leguminosarum bv. trifolii WSM1325 harbors:
- a CDS encoding extracellular solute-binding protein family 5 (PFAM: extracellular solute-binding protein family 5~KEGG: ret:RHE_PE00194 oligopeptide ABC transporter, ATP-binding protein), with amino-acid sequence MKFRKYAAFALLSLMALPAFAQDFIAGIPRNETLIIQGTPQQNADWFNVWAPGGGAAANLNGLQQLTTDTLWFINPEGGKDAWQNALASEPPSYNADFTEMKVKLRKGIFWSDGVEFTSDDVVYTVQTQIDHPGMAWSAPFTVNVASIENPDPQTVVFHLKKPNSRFHTLFTVRWNAAWIMPKHVFEKAADPLSFNNNPPVSLGPYQLQSYDKGGNWTIWKLRDDWQRTSIGLAAAQPPEVKYVVYRAAGNPEARVIEQRNHNLDVINDMAPEGMFSIMRDSKSTASWLKGFPFAHPDPTLPSVLFNTKKAPFDNKDVRWALALLIDIREVALGSYRGAANIAALATPPTGSAPDDYYAPMQDWLTNFELDTGSRKIKPYDPNISAQIANMVRSQWADQIPTDPAKLQRTFGFGWWKKDVQAATELLQKAGFKKSGRQWVKPDGTPFTIRLQVEGDAIPTLARAGTVIAQQWSQAGIATKVDVAGPTNGQRLSTGDFETAIYWSIETWGGHPDLSFFLDSYHSEFIKPVGQIQPPRNLQRWQDPRLDQLIERNRSIAFDSPDVAKLGQDFLKLAVEEMPMIPLMAYNKFAPLDTTYWTNYPSADNPYSASGPNWSNIRYMVVGLKANPDAPKP; translated from the coding sequence ATGAAGTTCCGTAAATATGCAGCCTTTGCCTTATTGTCGCTCATGGCCCTTCCGGCATTTGCGCAGGATTTCATTGCCGGCATACCGCGCAACGAAACGCTGATCATCCAGGGCACGCCGCAGCAGAATGCCGACTGGTTCAACGTCTGGGCTCCGGGCGGCGGGGCGGCGGCAAACCTCAACGGCCTGCAGCAGCTGACCACCGATACGCTGTGGTTCATCAATCCCGAGGGCGGCAAGGATGCCTGGCAGAATGCGCTTGCCAGCGAACCGCCGAGCTACAACGCCGATTTCACCGAGATGAAGGTAAAGCTGCGCAAGGGGATCTTCTGGAGCGACGGTGTCGAATTTACCAGCGACGACGTGGTCTATACCGTGCAGACGCAGATCGACCATCCCGGCATGGCCTGGAGCGCGCCCTTCACCGTCAATGTCGCGAGTATCGAAAATCCTGATCCGCAGACCGTCGTCTTTCATCTGAAGAAGCCGAACTCGCGCTTCCACACGCTGTTCACGGTGCGTTGGAATGCCGCCTGGATCATGCCGAAGCACGTCTTCGAGAAGGCCGCCGATCCGCTGTCCTTCAATAATAATCCGCCGGTTTCGCTCGGGCCCTACCAGCTGCAGAGCTATGACAAGGGCGGCAACTGGACGATCTGGAAGCTGCGTGATGACTGGCAGCGCACGTCGATCGGCCTGGCTGCGGCACAACCGCCTGAGGTCAAATACGTCGTCTATCGGGCCGCCGGCAATCCGGAAGCGCGCGTCATCGAACAGCGCAACCACAATCTCGACGTCATCAACGACATGGCGCCCGAGGGCATGTTCTCGATCATGCGCGACAGCAAGAGCACGGCCTCCTGGCTGAAGGGCTTTCCTTTCGCACATCCGGACCCGACGCTGCCTTCCGTTCTCTTCAATACGAAGAAGGCGCCCTTCGACAATAAAGACGTGCGCTGGGCTCTCGCTCTACTGATCGATATCCGCGAAGTGGCGCTCGGCTCCTACCGCGGCGCGGCCAATATCGCCGCCCTTGCCACGCCGCCGACGGGTTCTGCCCCGGACGACTATTACGCACCGATGCAGGACTGGCTGACGAATTTCGAGCTCGACACCGGATCCCGCAAGATCAAGCCCTACGATCCCAACATCTCGGCGCAGATCGCCAATATGGTGCGCAGCCAATGGGCCGATCAGATCCCGACCGATCCGGCCAAGCTGCAGCGTACATTCGGCTTCGGCTGGTGGAAGAAGGACGTTCAGGCTGCAACCGAGCTGCTGCAGAAGGCTGGTTTCAAGAAAAGCGGCCGCCAGTGGGTGAAGCCTGACGGCACGCCCTTTACGATCCGCCTGCAGGTGGAAGGCGATGCCATCCCGACGCTTGCCCGCGCCGGCACGGTGATCGCCCAGCAATGGTCGCAGGCCGGCATCGCGACCAAGGTCGATGTCGCCGGCCCGACCAATGGCCAGCGCCTCAGCACCGGCGATTTCGAGACGGCGATCTACTGGAGCATCGAGACCTGGGGCGGTCATCCCGACCTCTCCTTCTTCCTCGACAGCTATCATTCGGAGTTCATCAAGCCGGTCGGGCAGATCCAGCCGCCGCGCAATCTGCAGCGCTGGCAGGATCCGCGTCTCGACCAGCTGATCGAGCGCAATCGGTCGATCGCCTTCGATTCGCCCGATGTCGCCAAGCTCGGCCAGGACTTCCTGAAGCTTGCCGTCGAGGAAATGCCGATGATCCCGCTGATGGCCTACAACAAGTTCGCACCGCTCGATACGACCTACTGGACCAACTATCCGAGCGCTGACAATCCCTATTCGGCCTCGGGTCCGAACTGGTCGAACATTCGCTACATGGTGGTCGGGCTGAAGGCCAATCCGGATGCGCCGAAGCCTTGA
- a CDS encoding glycoside hydrolase family 39 (PFAM: glycoside hydrolase family 39~KEGG: sus:Acid_3646 glycoside hydrolase family protein) produces the protein MTVQEDTRMSSPYDVTISVHANRPTGKYQPLWNWFGYDEPNYTYSPHGRKLLKELTELSPEPPRIRAHNLLTSGDGLPALKWGSTNAYTEDANGNPVYDWTIIDKIFDTYVEAGNIPLIQIGFTPETLSDFDGPYRHQWEPADKYATITTGWTAPPTDLKKWGDLIEAWARHLAERYGEDVVSSWPWEVWNEPDGHYWTGTIPQFCEMYDVSAKALKRALPNARVGGPHTCGAFANEKAQTFLRAFLRHVVENKSPIDFLAFHAKGNPVIYEGHVRMGLHKQLRDIETNLAIINEFPELRHLPVVIGESDPEGCAACSARVHPQNGYRNGPLYGVYVVESMIRTYELARRANIHIEGAVTWAFLFDDQPYFDGFRDLATNGVDKAVLNGFRMLGKLGGEWLESESDYRRDIEDIMSHGVRGKPDVNVVATRDDKGVSILVWHYHDDDEAGPSANITVNLDGWDGKFASLKHFRMDEEHSNAFGVWKAMGKPQNPAGEDYARLEASGKLAEIDGQASVKVDDGKIELKVSLPRQGVSLLRLDW, from the coding sequence ATGACCGTTCAAGAGGACACCAGAATGAGCAGCCCCTATGACGTGACAATCTCCGTTCACGCCAACCGGCCAACCGGCAAATACCAACCTTTGTGGAACTGGTTCGGCTACGACGAGCCGAACTACACCTACTCCCCGCACGGCAGGAAGCTGCTGAAGGAACTCACCGAGCTGAGCCCGGAGCCGCCCCGCATCCGTGCGCACAATCTTCTGACCAGCGGCGACGGCCTGCCTGCCCTCAAATGGGGTTCGACCAATGCCTATACCGAGGATGCGAACGGCAATCCGGTCTATGATTGGACGATCATCGACAAGATCTTCGACACCTATGTCGAAGCCGGCAACATTCCGCTCATCCAGATCGGCTTCACGCCGGAGACGCTCTCCGATTTCGACGGCCCTTATCGCCACCAATGGGAGCCGGCCGACAAATACGCGACGATCACCACCGGCTGGACGGCCCCGCCGACGGACCTGAAGAAATGGGGCGACCTGATCGAAGCATGGGCACGGCATCTTGCCGAGAGATATGGCGAGGACGTCGTTTCAAGCTGGCCGTGGGAAGTGTGGAACGAGCCGGACGGCCACTACTGGACCGGCACCATCCCGCAATTCTGCGAAATGTATGATGTCAGCGCCAAGGCCCTGAAGCGTGCCTTGCCCAATGCCCGCGTCGGCGGCCCGCACACCTGCGGCGCCTTTGCCAATGAAAAGGCCCAGACCTTCCTGCGCGCCTTCCTCAGGCACGTGGTCGAGAACAAGTCGCCGATCGATTTCCTCGCCTTCCACGCCAAGGGCAATCCTGTGATCTACGAGGGTCACGTGCGGATGGGCCTGCACAAGCAGCTCCGCGACATCGAGACGAACCTTGCCATCATCAATGAGTTTCCGGAACTCCGGCACCTGCCTGTGGTGATCGGCGAATCCGATCCGGAAGGCTGTGCGGCCTGCTCCGCACGCGTCCATCCCCAGAACGGCTATCGCAACGGTCCGCTTTACGGCGTCTATGTGGTCGAGAGTATGATCCGCACTTACGAGCTTGCAAGACGCGCCAACATCCACATCGAAGGCGCGGTGACCTGGGCCTTCCTCTTCGACGACCAGCCCTATTTCGACGGTTTCCGCGATCTTGCCACCAACGGCGTCGATAAGGCTGTTCTCAACGGCTTCCGCATGCTCGGCAAACTCGGCGGCGAATGGCTGGAATCGGAAAGCGATTATCGCCGCGACATCGAAGATATCATGAGCCATGGCGTTCGCGGCAAGCCCGATGTCAACGTCGTGGCAACCCGCGACGACAAGGGCGTTTCCATTCTCGTCTGGCACTACCACGACGATGATGAAGCCGGGCCGTCCGCCAATATCACGGTCAATCTCGACGGCTGGGACGGCAAGTTCGCCTCGCTCAAGCATTTCAGGATGGACGAGGAGCATTCCAACGCTTTCGGGGTCTGGAAGGCGATGGGCAAGCCGCAGAATCCGGCCGGCGAAGACTATGCCAGGCTGGAAGCCTCGGGAAAACTCGCCGAGATCGATGGTCAGGCGTCGGTCAAGGTCGACGACGGCAAGATCGAGCTCAAGGTCTCCCTACCGCGTCAAGGCGTGTCTCTCCTGCGTCTCGATTGGTGA
- a CDS encoding transcriptional regulator, GntR family (PFAM: GntR domain protein; regulatory protein GntR HTH~SMART: regulatory protein GntR HTH~KEGG: mlo:mlr2114 transcriptional regulator), with translation MQTLNESREDGIEHDDLSIARALEEDIIFGRLAPGTRLTEDTLLARFHVTRHFARQAIVQLETMGIVVRERNKGATVRSLTARQVQEIYDVRELLQRQAALWIKLPAPEALIEELLALHEEHGRHIESGYLRGVHEANDKFHLTLFSACGNAHLVQSIELYMRLSLPVRANSMSSKESLRISHEHHRLMIEMLRGGDNWVLAQLCVDHLQPSKKRYLAYVSEN, from the coding sequence TTGCAGACGCTCAACGAAAGCCGCGAAGACGGCATCGAGCATGATGATTTAAGTATTGCCCGCGCGCTGGAGGAAGACATCATTTTCGGGCGGCTTGCGCCCGGAACCCGCCTGACCGAAGACACGCTTCTTGCCCGCTTTCACGTCACGCGCCATTTCGCCCGGCAGGCGATCGTGCAGCTCGAGACGATGGGCATCGTCGTTCGGGAGCGCAACAAGGGGGCAACGGTGCGTTCGTTGACGGCTCGCCAGGTCCAGGAAATCTACGACGTGCGGGAATTGCTGCAACGGCAGGCGGCGCTGTGGATAAAGCTGCCGGCGCCCGAGGCATTGATTGAGGAACTGCTGGCGCTGCATGAGGAGCATGGCCGCCACATCGAATCCGGCTATCTCAGGGGTGTGCACGAGGCCAATGACAAGTTCCACCTGACGCTCTTTAGCGCCTGCGGCAATGCGCATCTCGTGCAATCGATCGAGCTCTATATGCGGCTCAGCCTGCCGGTGCGTGCCAATTCAATGTCGAGCAAGGAATCGCTACGCATCTCGCATGAGCATCACCGGCTGATGATCGAGATGCTGCGTGGCGGGGATAACTGGGTTCTCGCCCAGCTCTGCGTCGACCATCTACAGCCGAGCAAGAAACGTTATCTTGCCTATGTCAGCGAGAATTGA
- a CDS encoding oxidoreductase domain protein (PFAM: oxidoreductase domain protein; Oxidoreductase domain~KEGG: pol:Bpro_3819 oxidoreductase-like) yields the protein MMGTERRRIGIIGAGWVSAYHLPAWMRQSKRAEVVAIADPSLSAVEARLAAFDIARSYASAQAMLDAEQLDAVDICAPREFHVELVRLAAAKGLDIICQKPLAPSYGEAVDLLEGLSGRGRLMIHENWRFRAYYRRLKAWIDEELAGEIRQVQFEFLSSGMIADAEGKRPALVRQPFFRTQQRLLVMEVMIHHLDALRYLLGELEVVSARLERSNRDIVAEDVASVVLRRTSDGVLVTINANLAVHGAAPAPRDHLRIFGALGTLELNGNLLSAEGAKQRRESFDPDETYQGAYDATIAHFLDSLDGKVAMETSPDDNIKTLALVEDIYRLSRFDPERNPL from the coding sequence ATGATGGGAACGGAACGACGGCGTATCGGCATTATCGGTGCCGGCTGGGTCAGTGCCTACCATCTGCCTGCATGGATGCGGCAGTCGAAAAGAGCCGAGGTCGTGGCGATCGCCGACCCGTCGCTGAGCGCCGTCGAAGCCCGGCTTGCCGCCTTCGATATCGCGCGCAGCTATGCGAGCGCGCAGGCGATGCTGGATGCCGAGCAGCTCGATGCCGTTGATATCTGCGCGCCGCGGGAGTTCCATGTCGAACTGGTTCGGCTGGCGGCAGCAAAGGGCCTCGACATCATCTGCCAGAAGCCGCTCGCGCCCTCTTACGGCGAGGCGGTCGACCTGCTGGAAGGACTTTCCGGCAGGGGCAGGCTGATGATCCACGAGAACTGGCGGTTCCGCGCCTATTATCGGCGGCTGAAGGCGTGGATTGACGAGGAGCTAGCCGGCGAGATCCGGCAGGTGCAGTTCGAATTCCTGTCCAGCGGCATGATCGCGGATGCGGAGGGAAAGAGGCCGGCGCTGGTGCGCCAGCCGTTCTTCCGGACCCAGCAGCGATTGCTGGTCATGGAGGTCATGATCCATCATCTCGATGCGCTGAGATATCTTCTGGGCGAGTTGGAGGTGGTCAGTGCACGGCTTGAGAGGAGCAATCGCGATATCGTCGCGGAGGATGTCGCAAGCGTCGTCCTGCGCCGGACGAGCGACGGCGTTCTCGTCACCATCAACGCCAATCTCGCCGTGCATGGCGCGGCGCCAGCGCCGCGTGATCACCTACGCATCTTCGGGGCGCTCGGCACGCTCGAACTGAACGGCAATCTGCTCTCGGCCGAGGGTGCGAAGCAGCGCCGGGAGAGCTTCGATCCTGACGAGACCTACCAGGGCGCCTATGACGCGACCATTGCGCATTTCCTCGACAGCCTCGATGGAAAGGTGGCGATGGAGACATCGCCGGACGATAACATCAAGACGCTTGCCCTTGTCGAGGATATCTATCGCCTGAGCCGGTTCGACCCAGAACGCAATCCACTGTAA
- a CDS encoding Dihydroxy-acid dehydratase (PFAM: dihydroxy-acid and 6-phosphogluconate dehydratase~KEGG: rpc:RPC_3191 dihydroxy-acid dehydratase): protein MSNGLRRKLTSYGDQGFSLFLRKAFIKAMGYSDDALDRPIVGIANTYSDFNPCHGNVPQLIEATKRGVMLTGAMPMVFPTISIHESFASPTSMYLRNLMAMETEEMIRAQPMDAVVLIGGCDKTLPAQIMAAASSEIPAIFLPTGPMAVGHHKGERLGACTDCRRFWGRFRAGEIDEAEIAEVNNKLASSIGTCTVMGTASTMANLTEVMGLCLPRAGSAPAVESERVRLAEETGRVAARLAMDEAAPTVRDILTPQAVRNGLVALQAMGGSTNAVVHLTAITGRLGLRLDMAELDRLGRSIPLLVDLQPSGQHYMEQFHEAGGVPALLKAVRHEIDGSAPTVYGKTIGEIIDAVVDEPGQTIIRTVEKPLKPIGTIAVLHGNLAPRGAVIKQSAASKDLLQHIGRAVVFDSVEDMTLRIDSDDLDVHADDILVLRNAGPKGAPGMPEAGYLPIPRKLARQGVKDMVRISDARMSGTAFGTIILHIAPEAADGGPLAIVRTGDRIRLDVEGRRIDLDIDQAEFDRRMLDVVNRPSPAPARGYARLYQERVLQADEGADFDFLQSEEFDAR from the coding sequence TTGTCGAACGGTCTTCGCCGCAAGCTGACGAGTTATGGCGATCAGGGATTCTCCCTTTTCCTGCGCAAAGCATTCATCAAGGCCATGGGTTATTCGGACGATGCGCTCGACCGTCCGATCGTCGGCATCGCCAACACCTACAGTGATTTCAACCCCTGTCACGGCAATGTGCCGCAACTCATCGAGGCAACCAAGCGCGGCGTGATGCTGACGGGTGCGATGCCCATGGTGTTTCCGACGATCTCGATCCATGAGAGCTTTGCCTCGCCGACCTCGATGTATCTGCGCAATCTGATGGCGATGGAAACGGAAGAGATGATCCGCGCCCAGCCGATGGATGCCGTCGTCCTGATCGGCGGCTGCGACAAGACCCTGCCGGCCCAGATCATGGCCGCCGCAAGCAGCGAGATACCGGCGATCTTCCTGCCGACCGGCCCGATGGCCGTCGGCCACCACAAGGGCGAACGGCTTGGCGCCTGTACGGATTGTCGCCGTTTCTGGGGGCGCTTCCGCGCCGGAGAGATCGACGAGGCCGAGATCGCCGAGGTCAACAACAAGCTGGCCAGCTCGATCGGCACCTGCACGGTGATGGGCACGGCGAGCACCATGGCGAACCTGACCGAAGTCATGGGTCTCTGCCTTCCCCGCGCCGGTTCGGCGCCCGCCGTCGAATCCGAACGGGTTCGCCTTGCCGAGGAGACGGGCCGTGTCGCTGCGCGTCTCGCCATGGATGAGGCCGCGCCGACGGTGCGCGATATCCTGACGCCGCAGGCAGTCCGCAACGGCCTCGTCGCGCTTCAGGCGATGGGCGGCTCGACCAATGCCGTCGTCCACCTTACCGCAATCACCGGCCGCCTCGGCCTGCGCCTCGACATGGCCGAGCTCGACCGGCTGGGCCGGAGCATTCCCCTGCTCGTCGACCTGCAGCCCTCCGGCCAGCATTATATGGAGCAGTTCCACGAGGCTGGCGGCGTCCCGGCTCTGTTGAAGGCGGTGCGCCATGAAATCGACGGCAGCGCCCCGACGGTCTACGGCAAAACGATCGGCGAAATCATCGACGCTGTCGTCGACGAGCCGGGCCAGACCATCATCCGCACCGTCGAGAAACCGTTGAAGCCGATCGGAACGATCGCCGTCCTGCACGGCAATCTTGCGCCGCGTGGCGCCGTCATCAAACAATCCGCAGCCTCCAAGGATCTGCTCCAGCATATCGGCCGCGCCGTGGTCTTCGATTCCGTCGAGGATATGACGCTGCGCATCGACAGCGACGATCTCGACGTCCATGCCGATGACATCCTGGTTCTGCGCAATGCCGGGCCAAAAGGTGCGCCCGGCATGCCGGAAGCCGGCTATCTACCCATCCCGCGCAAGCTCGCGCGGCAGGGCGTGAAGGACATGGTGCGGATTTCCGATGCCCGCATGAGCGGCACGGCCTTCGGCACGATCATCCTCCATATCGCGCCTGAAGCCGCCGATGGCGGCCCTCTGGCGATCGTCCGCACCGGCGATCGCATTCGCCTCGACGTCGAGGGCAGGCGCATCGACCTTGACATCGACCAGGCGGAATTCGATCGCCGCATGCTTGATGTCGTCAACCGGCCCTCCCCGGCCCCGGCGCGCGGCTATGCCAGGCTCTATCAGGAGCGCGTGCTCCAGGCTGACGAAGGCGCCGACTTCGACTTCCTGCAAAGCGAGGAGTTCGACGCGCGATGA
- a CDS encoding amidohydrolase 2 (PFAM: amidohydrolase 2~KEGG: mes:Meso_3756 amidohydrolase 2), which produces MSAADIEAPLCLPHRPLTRLPRAALPQGTVDTHFHVFRTGAPLNTPRSYTPDIATISDWIEFSGSLGIVRGILVQPSVYGRDNRVLLEALAAYPDRLRGVVVIDPETTETEIERLDRLGVRGVRINTRNKGGLPLAAARTLAESIAPLGWSLQLQINPEQLSDIAATLSGIRLPIVIDHLGFIPLARETRSLHVDALKRLMDRAEAYVKVTAPYRLTKDVNYDGFAEVGRALATSHAERLLWGSDWPHTELWDGMPDDTELVETMQATIDDPAVAEKIFVRNAEALFFGR; this is translated from the coding sequence ATGAGCGCCGCTGATATCGAGGCACCGCTTTGCCTGCCCCACCGGCCGCTGACGCGGCTGCCTCGGGCGGCACTGCCGCAAGGCACGGTCGACACGCATTTCCACGTCTTTCGCACCGGCGCTCCGCTCAACACCCCACGCAGCTACACGCCTGACATCGCGACGATTTCCGACTGGATCGAATTCTCCGGCAGCCTTGGCATTGTCAGAGGCATATTGGTGCAGCCAAGCGTCTATGGCCGCGACAACAGGGTGTTGCTGGAGGCGCTTGCCGCCTATCCAGATCGTCTGCGCGGCGTCGTCGTCATCGATCCCGAAACTACAGAAACCGAGATAGAGCGGCTCGACCGGCTCGGCGTGCGCGGCGTGCGGATCAATACGCGCAACAAGGGCGGCCTCCCGCTCGCCGCCGCCAGGACACTGGCGGAGAGTATTGCCCCTCTCGGCTGGTCGCTTCAATTGCAGATCAATCCCGAACAACTTTCCGATATTGCAGCAACGCTGTCCGGCATCCGCCTGCCCATCGTCATCGATCATCTCGGCTTCATTCCGCTTGCCAGAGAGACGAGATCATTGCATGTCGATGCGCTGAAAAGACTGATGGACAGAGCCGAGGCCTACGTCAAAGTAACCGCGCCCTATCGTCTGACGAAGGACGTGAATTACGACGGTTTTGCCGAGGTCGGCCGCGCCCTTGCCACCAGCCATGCGGAAAGGCTGCTCTGGGGCAGCGATTGGCCGCACACCGAATTGTGGGACGGCATGCCCGATGACACTGAGCTAGTAGAGACCATGCAGGCCACCATCGACGACCCCGCGGTTGCTGAAAAGATTTTTGTTCGAAATGCCGAAGCGCTGTTCTTCGGCCGCTGA
- a CDS encoding dihydrodipicolinate synthetase (PFAM: dihydrodipicolinate synthetase~KEGG: ret:RHE_CH03876 dihydrodipicolinate synthase protein) — translation MARLTEDAKGVYVIAVTPFTDDGALDLASIDSMVDFYEGAGVTGLTVLGQLGEAPKLTAEESRIVVERVLKRLDGRLPVVVGVSAPGLAPMSELAEAVMGEGAAGVMVAPPWTVKTDDQAFAFYQSVGEALGDTPFVLQDYPLTTNVTIAPKVIERIVNEVPNCVMLKHEDWPGLSKISALRAASDKGATRRISILCGNGGLFLPEEMGRGADGAMTGFCYPEMMVGVVEAYAAGNPDRAHAIFDAYLPLARYEQQQGIGLASRKYVLAKRGVIKSATLRKPGAKLSALDIADVERLLARQAIRLKEIGA, via the coding sequence ATGGCCAGACTGACTGAAGATGCCAAGGGCGTCTATGTGATCGCCGTAACCCCCTTCACCGATGACGGCGCGCTCGATCTCGCCAGCATCGACAGCATGGTCGATTTCTACGAAGGTGCCGGTGTCACCGGCCTGACGGTGCTTGGTCAGCTCGGCGAGGCCCCGAAGCTGACGGCCGAGGAATCGCGGATAGTCGTCGAAAGGGTGCTGAAGCGACTCGATGGCCGCCTCCCCGTCGTCGTCGGCGTTTCGGCGCCAGGGCTTGCGCCGATGAGCGAGCTCGCCGAAGCCGTCATGGGTGAGGGTGCCGCCGGTGTCATGGTCGCGCCACCCTGGACCGTCAAGACCGACGATCAGGCTTTCGCCTTCTACCAGTCGGTCGGCGAGGCCCTGGGCGATACGCCCTTCGTGCTGCAGGATTATCCGCTCACCACCAATGTGACGATTGCGCCCAAGGTCATCGAGCGCATCGTCAACGAGGTGCCAAACTGCGTCATGCTCAAGCATGAGGATTGGCCGGGTCTTTCGAAAATCTCGGCACTTCGCGCCGCCAGCGACAAGGGCGCCACGCGGCGCATCTCCATCCTGTGCGGCAATGGCGGGCTTTTCCTGCCCGAAGAAATGGGCCGCGGCGCCGATGGCGCCATGACCGGCTTTTGTTATCCCGAGATGATGGTTGGTGTCGTCGAGGCCTATGCCGCCGGAAATCCCGATCGCGCCCATGCGATCTTCGATGCCTATCTCCCGCTCGCCCGCTACGAACAGCAGCAGGGCATCGGTCTTGCCTCGCGCAAATATGTGCTTGCCAAGCGCGGTGTGATCAAGTCCGCCACCCTGCGCAAGCCGGGCGCCAAGCTCTCGGCGCTTGATATTGCCGATGTCGAGCGGCTGCTGGCGCGCCAGGCCATCCGCCTCAAGGAGATCGGGGCGTAG
- a CDS encoding GCN5-related N-acetyltransferase (PFAM: GCN5-related N-acetyltransferase~KEGG: rec:RHECIAT_CH0004159 putative acetyltransferase protein, GNAT family) — MTIDIRRLRDRLPQEIADLESEARREGYRHVARLIDEWSAGAVRFERDGERLLGAYVDDALVGIGGMTVDTAMSGALRMRRFYIRPAMRGRGIGRMLALALVDHARSFCTVVTVHAGNDGAAKFWESLGFQPHGRDGYTHLLALQRHSDDPAALHLRRCATPRSP; from the coding sequence ATGACCATCGATATCCGCCGGCTCCGCGATCGATTGCCGCAGGAGATCGCAGATCTCGAAAGCGAGGCCCGGCGGGAGGGCTATCGCCATGTCGCCCGCCTTATCGACGAATGGTCGGCCGGCGCCGTCAGGTTCGAACGTGACGGCGAAAGGTTGCTTGGCGCCTATGTCGACGACGCGCTCGTCGGCATCGGCGGCATGACTGTCGACACCGCCATGTCAGGAGCGTTGCGGATGCGGCGTTTCTACATTCGTCCGGCAATGCGCGGGCGCGGCATCGGCCGGATGCTTGCCCTGGCTCTGGTCGATCATGCGCGTTCCTTCTGCACTGTCGTCACCGTTCATGCGGGAAACGATGGTGCAGCGAAGTTCTGGGAGTCGCTCGGGTTTCAACCCCACGGACGAGATGGATATACGCATCTGCTCGCGCTGCAGCGCCATAGCGATGATCCAGCGGCTTTGCATTTGCGCCGGTGTGCTACGCCCCGATCTCCTTGA